The proteins below come from a single Felis catus isolate Fca126 chromosome A1, F.catus_Fca126_mat1.0, whole genome shotgun sequence genomic window:
- the LOC111559816 gene encoding uncharacterized protein LOC111559816, with amino-acid sequence MARGSYKFPGVRNFVGQRTGDLGRPIIPWWTHDPMVDALSYGGPMACSKRDTSEAERPPRDGLWVGSDSKDASVEENGVGGRALGVAGALPAEAGNSSCSKGRSLNSVKDPGYSMEANERSLTQARQRRRRSSQKALGPRRLCVSGARLPWERRPEFAAPPGVPSLCASSSSLPQPLRSRRKCLGQAAVAGQKVFLIICTRVPWVRCPPKGTGGPQTAGVCSPLAPALLPLPGRGGSAKTGKTSTPPPNDLPWRISAIKELTLAKGKPETLLRETKVCVNCSFRQLQEALFSFQVRIPTARCFRAFAILIWLFPEIPSLSCDVKSMTLILITD; translated from the exons ATGGCGCGAGGATCCTACAAGTTCCCAGGTGTTAGGAATTTTGTAGGACAGAGAACAGGTGACCTTGGTAGACCCATTATCCCATGGTGGACCCATGATCCCATGGTGGACGCATTATCCTATGGTGGACCCATGGCTTGTTCAAAGAGGGATACCTCTGAGGCC GAGAGGCCACCAAGAGATGGGCTGTGGGTGGGCTCAGACAGCAAGGATGCCTCTGTTGAAGAGAACGGAGTGGGTGGCAGGGCCTTGGGTGTGGCTGGGGCCCTGCCAGCCGAGGCTGGGAACTCTAGCTGCAGCAAGGGGAGAAGCCTCAATTCTGTGAAGGATCCAGGGTATTCTATG GAGGCTAATGAGCGAAGCCTTACCCAAGCCAGACAGCGGCGGCGCAGATCCAGCCAAAAGGCCCTGGGGCCCCGGCGTTTGTGTGTTTCGGGCGCTCGGTTACCATGGGAACGGCGTCCCGAGTTCGCAGCGCCGCCTGGAGTTCCCAGCCTGTgcgcctcctcctcttccctgccccagcctctccGCTCCAGGAGGAAGTGCTTGGGCCAAGCGGCAGTGGCTGGCCAGAAAGTTTTCCTCATTATTTGCACCAGGGTCCCCTGGGTCAGGTGCCCCCCAAAGGGAACCGGTGGACCGCAGACTGCCGGTGTTTGCAGCCCGCTAGCGCCCGCGCTCCTGCCCCTCCCGGGTAGAGGAGGGTCGGCAAAGACtgg caAAACGTCAACCCCGCCACCAAACGATCTACCCTGGAGAATAAGTGCAATCAAAGAGCTCACTCTTGCCAAAGGCAAACCTGAAACATTGCTGAGAGAGACAAAGGTCTGTGTAAACTGCTCATTCCGCCAGCTTCAGGAAGCTCTATTCTCATTCCAAGTTAGAATCCCAACGGCAAGATGTTTTAGGGCATTCGCTATACTAATTTGGCTGTTTCCAGAAATACCTTCACTTAGCTGTGATGTGAAAAGTATGACCTTGATTTTAAtcacagactga